A single window of Corythoichthys intestinalis isolate RoL2023-P3 chromosome 21, ASM3026506v1, whole genome shotgun sequence DNA harbors:
- the LOC130909266 gene encoding chymotrypsin-like protease CTRL-1, translating to MWPWQVTMHYNGRHICGATVIHEEWVLTAAHCIPSTDLERWLLFFGKLNQSETSPNEVNRTVTQIIVHPDYNNITIDNDLTLMKLSSPLNYTEFIRPICLASNASQFNDGISCWISGWGRLGAEEPNVGFERLQEVEVPIVGNNQCRCNYALFDIAVNSNMLCAGEEGKGACQGDSGGPVQCKQGSRWIQAGLGSFGIPCANEGFPEVFARVSFFQDWITAQVEGANISFVTYTSRGVDHDANFVCLSSSTTLLSSLSLLLLVLTIQAL from the exons ATGTGGCCTTGGCAAGTCACCATGCACTATAATGGGAGACACATCTGTGGGGCGACTGTGATCCATGAGGAATGGGTGCTCACGGCAGCCCACTGCATCCCAAG CACTGATCTTGAGCGTTGGCTCCTCTTCTTTGGAAAACTGAATCAGAGCGAGACCAGTCCCAATGAAGTCAACCGCACGGTGACCCAGATCATTGTTCATCCTGACTACAATAACATAACAATTGACAACGACTTAACACTCATGAAGCTTAGCAGCCCCCTCAATTACACTGAATTCATCAGACCCATCTGCTTGGCAAGTAATGCAAGTCAATTCAACGACGGCATCTCGTGCTGGATCAGCGGCTGGGGCAGACTGGGGGCTGAAG AGCCAAATGTGGGCTTTGAAAGGCTACAAGAGGTTGAGGTTCCAATAGTTGGAAACAACCAATGCCGCTGCAACTACGCTCTGTTCGACATTGCGGTCAACAGCAATATGTTATGTGCTGGGGAGGAGGGTAAAGGAGCATGCCAG GGTGATTCAGGCGGTCCCGTGCAATGTAAACAAGGCTCAAGGTGGATCCAAGCGGGCCTGGGCAGTTTCGGAATACCATGCGCTAACGAGGGTTTCCCAGAGGTGTTTGCTCGCGTGTCGTTTTTCCAGGACTGGATTACAGCGCAAGTGGAGGGGGCCAACATTAGTTTTGTAACCTACACCTCGCGCGGTGTTGACCATGACGCCAACTTTGTATGTCTATCATCATCCACGACACTTCTTTcgagtcttagcctcttgctcttGGTACTGACTATACAGGCGTTGTGA